In Hyphomicrobiaceae bacterium, the following are encoded in one genomic region:
- a CDS encoding asparagine synthase-related protein, with amino-acid sequence MSFLVCSSQTGGLNDGEATGPLPFSIEGEQHLTVSERRRVQIRYTPTSIEVPFGASAESSPDQRLTLVGRIRLDRRNELTKLLFPDGGTPSDAALCLAAYDRWGPAFASYLHGDFGFVLWDEHAQRLVCARDRFGVRPLFWTQTDSAFVISDDLDKITTAIPFKRDLDALWILSFLTNNFSPPAEATVYSHINRVAPGTVLCIEGSRSTTTRYWQLEIGDPLFLPNSRAYDEAFRDSVTAALADRLDPGITGITMSGGLDSSSLAALSVAHLGNPSRIVTQTRVYQRLIDDQEEYYSGLIAKRLGVAHTVVPMDDTSYDPHWFEMPTTLAEPSDAIIIRRFEEAMHKDMAQRSRIWLYGEGPDNALTFEWRPYFRWLARQRRFGRLGIAIAQLIATTPQREWKLAWQRLSSFNRLWIDAPPPVPDNWLNPDFIDGTNYDHYCAEHYRLRAVSHPWRPRAFASLTSSIWPATLESMDPVLAKAPIDYRHPYLDTRVIEFLVRLPPVPQSRAKSIVRHAMTGLLPEEVLRRPKTPLVNDPLQRLVHERPLPAFKTESPIHAYVDTAKLEAAYREGHGRQSLLNAHVLDHWLTRRGYG; translated from the coding sequence ATGAGTTTCCTGGTCTGCTCCTCCCAAACGGGTGGCCTAAACGATGGTGAGGCGACCGGCCCCCTCCCGTTTTCGATAGAGGGTGAACAGCATCTCACGGTAAGCGAACGGCGACGAGTTCAGATCCGTTATACGCCCACGAGCATAGAGGTGCCCTTCGGGGCATCCGCAGAATCCTCACCGGACCAACGTCTGACCTTGGTTGGCCGCATCCGGTTGGACCGTCGCAATGAACTCACAAAACTTCTGTTTCCAGATGGCGGCACGCCGAGCGACGCCGCGCTTTGTCTTGCAGCCTACGACAGATGGGGGCCCGCCTTTGCCTCCTACCTGCACGGCGACTTTGGTTTTGTTCTTTGGGACGAACACGCCCAGAGGCTGGTATGCGCGCGAGACCGCTTTGGCGTGCGGCCTCTGTTCTGGACCCAGACAGACAGTGCGTTCGTCATCAGTGACGACCTCGACAAAATCACGACGGCCATCCCCTTCAAAAGGGATCTGGATGCTCTTTGGATCTTGAGCTTTCTGACCAACAACTTCAGTCCCCCGGCGGAGGCCACGGTTTACTCGCATATCAACCGGGTCGCGCCAGGAACCGTGTTGTGTATTGAAGGATCACGATCGACCACGACACGCTACTGGCAGCTCGAAATCGGAGATCCACTTTTTCTGCCCAATTCCCGTGCCTACGACGAAGCTTTTCGAGACAGCGTCACGGCCGCGTTGGCAGACCGGCTCGACCCTGGCATTACCGGCATCACGATGAGTGGCGGATTGGATTCGAGCAGTTTGGCGGCACTTTCCGTCGCCCACCTCGGCAATCCCTCACGCATCGTCACGCAGACCCGCGTCTATCAACGACTGATTGATGACCAGGAAGAGTACTACAGCGGCCTTATCGCCAAGCGACTTGGTGTGGCGCACACCGTCGTGCCGATGGACGACACGAGCTACGATCCACACTGGTTTGAGATGCCGACGACGCTGGCAGAGCCTTCCGATGCGATTATCATTCGACGCTTCGAGGAAGCCATGCATAAGGACATGGCACAGCGATCGCGCATCTGGCTCTATGGTGAGGGGCCTGACAACGCACTGACATTTGAATGGCGGCCCTATTTTCGCTGGCTCGCGCGGCAACGACGCTTCGGGCGGCTGGGAATCGCCATAGCGCAATTGATCGCCACGACACCGCAAAGGGAATGGAAGCTCGCCTGGCAACGGCTTTCGAGTTTCAATCGTCTCTGGATCGATGCACCTCCTCCGGTCCCCGACAACTGGCTCAATCCAGACTTCATCGACGGCACGAATTACGACCACTACTGCGCGGAACACTATAGGCTGCGTGCTGTTTCCCATCCTTGGAGGCCGCGGGCGTTCGCGTCACTTACATCGAGCATCTGGCCAGCGACTCTGGAGTCGATGGACCCCGTGCTCGCGAAGGCTCCGATAGATTATCGCCATCCCTATCTCGACACGCGGGTGATCGAATTCCTCGTCCGCCTCCCGCCCGTTCCGCAATCGCGGGCAAAATCGATTGTCCGTCACGCCATGACTGGGCTGCTCCCAGAAGAGGTGTTGCGACGTCCTAAGACACCCCTCGTCAACGATCCACTCCAGCGTCTGGTGCACGAACGTCCCCTTCCTGCTTTCAAGACTGAGAGTCCCATCCATGCTTATGTCGATACGGCAAAACTGGAAGCAGCTTACAGGGAAGGTCACGGACGCCAATCACTGCTCAATGCGCATGTCCTTGATCATTGGCTCACGCGCCGTGGCTATGGTTGA